The Brevibacillus choshinensis genome includes a region encoding these proteins:
- a CDS encoding signal peptidase I has product MGVVWTKRIGLVLLALFFILNLFLYASSQWNSDRIPGLGNWRVLSVLTGSMAPTIDAGDMVIVTRYTGKVPQTGDIVTYWKDDQSRSLITHRVVSRLENGYLQTKGDANHEADGGWTDPNRLVGQVVYTIPFAASLQQLLKEPLTMFFILIGFLLFVVYTQRRSGTKKDLKQASAENETIEGELT; this is encoded by the coding sequence GTGGGAGTGGTTTGGACTAAGCGTATAGGGCTTGTGTTGCTTGCCCTTTTTTTCATCCTCAATCTCTTCCTGTACGCTAGTAGCCAATGGAACTCTGATCGGATACCCGGACTGGGCAACTGGAGAGTCTTATCCGTCTTGACAGGAAGCATGGCCCCTACGATTGATGCAGGTGACATGGTGATTGTGACTCGCTACACAGGAAAAGTACCCCAGACAGGCGACATCGTCACGTATTGGAAGGATGATCAGTCTCGCTCACTCATTACGCACCGCGTTGTTTCGCGACTGGAGAACGGTTATCTGCAGACCAAGGGCGACGCCAATCATGAGGCAGATGGCGGGTGGACAGACCCAAACCGTTTGGTAGGACAGGTCGTTTATACGATTCCGTTTGCAGCATCCCTTCAGCAGCTTCTCAAGGAGCCGTTGACGATGTTTTTCATACTCATCGGATTTTTGCTTTTTGTCGTATATACACAGCGTCGATCTGGCACCAAAAAGGACTTGAAACAAGCTTCGGCCGAGAACGAGACGATTGAGGGGGAACTAACATGA
- a CDS encoding HD-GYP domain-containing protein, protein MKQRKRNKNHTSYLADAMFYWISILVSVDAAMAVLLQALEIISNQWTAIVGLVVCAAVSWTVYVLHKRYVLPEAYSLHASAFLCTSLLLFFCLYNPQHFTGLWTVFILFPIYLSFFYDRSLILVWSTISYLLYALSLGVGQNEAFSMDIFFHLTLAAASAICTWIGFTTLQKRMGEAKSATEEHNREYAITLLNTLVPIVERKTQTSSREIEQMSRLIKRMLREFPNERVNDWEINLLSLLHYVSRIKFPDYVFETNEKLTTFEFQIIQEHSQFGYEMFRDEPSFARVVRALQDHHERLDGTGYPKKLKGDDIVLLAQILGIVESFLAMTTTRNYRQTSTIEEAFEEICTMAGTKYDDKVVKAFVKSVQIHSPTKVSNVPPMVG, encoded by the coding sequence ATGAAGCAGAGGAAAAGAAACAAAAACCACACTAGTTACCTAGCTGATGCCATGTTTTACTGGATATCAATTTTGGTCAGTGTCGATGCGGCAATGGCTGTCCTCTTGCAAGCACTTGAGATCATTTCAAACCAATGGACAGCGATAGTTGGCTTGGTCGTATGCGCGGCTGTCAGTTGGACGGTCTACGTTCTGCACAAGCGTTACGTGCTCCCTGAGGCTTATTCGCTCCACGCTTCTGCTTTTTTATGCACATCGCTGCTTCTGTTTTTTTGCTTGTACAATCCCCAGCACTTTACTGGGTTATGGACCGTTTTTATCCTTTTTCCGATCTATCTCAGTTTCTTTTACGATCGCTCACTTATCCTTGTGTGGAGTACGATAAGCTATTTGCTTTATGCATTGAGCCTGGGAGTGGGACAGAACGAAGCGTTCAGCATGGATATCTTTTTTCATCTGACGCTAGCAGCGGCGAGCGCCATATGCACCTGGATCGGTTTTACTACGCTCCAAAAAAGGATGGGCGAGGCGAAGTCAGCTACAGAGGAGCATAATCGGGAATATGCCATCACACTCTTAAATACACTGGTTCCCATCGTTGAGCGAAAAACACAGACGAGTAGCAGGGAAATCGAGCAAATGAGCCGACTGATTAAACGAATGCTGCGTGAGTTCCCCAATGAACGGGTGAATGATTGGGAAATCAATCTCCTTTCCTTGCTGCATTACGTCAGTCGGATCAAATTCCCTGATTACGTGTTTGAAACGAATGAAAAGCTGACGACGTTTGAATTCCAGATCATTCAGGAGCATAGTCAGTTTGGCTATGAAATGTTTCGGGATGAGCCGTCCTTTGCTCGAGTCGTGCGTGCGCTGCAGGATCATCACGAGCGATTAGACGGCACTGGGTATCCGAAGAAGCTGAAAGGAGATGATATTGTTCTCCTCGCTCAAATTCTGGGGATCGTCGAGAGCTTTCTGGCAATGACCACGACGCGGAATTATCGCCAAACCTCTACGATCGAAGAGGCTTTTGAGGAAATATGCACGATGGCAGGGACAAAGTATGATGACAAAGTAGTCAAGGCGTTTGTCAAATCGGTACAGATTCATTCACCTACGAAAGTCTCCAACGTCCCCCCGATGGTTGGCTAG
- a CDS encoding response regulator transcription factor → MDSVRLLLADDHRIVREGLKMILESSPRYTVVEEASDGDELLSKALAVKPDLIVSDLKMPGISIIDGCKLLKDQLPEIKVLILTAFDESEDVFRALESNVDGYIMKDTVPEQILHTMDMVMMGYSCFQSKLQRKRKEEPDVSFTEREQEVFQLIVENLSNQEIAQRLYISEATVKTHVSSILRKTGQPNRSQAVLYALKKGLVKVAP, encoded by the coding sequence ATGGATAGCGTAAGGCTTCTATTGGCGGACGATCATCGTATCGTTCGTGAGGGGCTGAAAATGATATTGGAGAGCTCCCCGCGCTATACGGTTGTGGAAGAAGCCAGTGATGGTGATGAGCTTTTGTCCAAGGCGTTGGCTGTAAAACCTGACCTGATTGTCTCCGACTTGAAGATGCCAGGTATCTCTATCATAGATGGCTGCAAACTGCTCAAGGATCAGCTGCCAGAGATCAAAGTGCTGATTCTGACGGCGTTTGACGAGAGTGAAGATGTGTTCCGGGCACTGGAGTCCAATGTGGACGGGTATATCATGAAGGATACGGTCCCTGAGCAGATCTTGCATACGATGGACATGGTGATGATGGGGTATTCCTGCTTCCAGTCAAAGCTGCAGCGCAAACGAAAGGAAGAGCCGGATGTTTCTTTCACGGAACGGGAACAGGAAGTCTTTCAGTTGATCGTCGAAAACTTGAGCAATCAGGAAATCGCTCAACGACTCTATATCTCAGAAGCTACGGTGAAGACGCATGTCAGCAGCATTTTGCGTAAAACAGGGCAACCCAATCGCTCACAAGCGGTTTTGTACGCATTGAAAAAGGGCTTGGTCAAAGTAGCGCCTTAA
- a CDS encoding sensor histidine kinase, which produces MDWLLKEFRLVVYFFQWVLLLAFCFFYMDAPDSNSQSFIAFLLIVLAYVSILFYALPRKRWFLLGLVDMGLALFFIIQTGKWSSPFMLYAYTTLLWLMVVLRLEQVLLIVVLFILSASLLQEWMPFTMIPAEMNFNQLRLLLDITLWVSMAFCFFALLRSIKNMYSRCYQLFLFMKKVTSSPTMNLCATTEQMVRRVFRSEQAYLCLYQNREAEGEWKREYFLNTLLDAGAEEWERVTVELLDDYSGQKDTYVCMPLRLEGEAWGCLIFSIPPKRVINRGERLMLRMISLIICQQGKQTRARYEMAKSLHEEMRRNLAQDMHDGLAQQLFFLSAQMFQLKRSLPQEVKNSAAQRLEQIEERIKWCHGEVRHTITHLREFRESEQLAEAIEQLLKRMTVGTDLQVRFTSKGRVLEEELPVLNAIYRMVEEATANAVKHARARNLTVSVEASSVQVKVRVNDDGIGFVAEEKTRESTYGVVGMQERIAQVGGTLHIRSKPSEGTEILAIIPRKGVEMYG; this is translated from the coding sequence ATGGATTGGTTGCTAAAGGAATTCCGTCTGGTCGTGTATTTTTTTCAATGGGTGCTCCTCCTAGCTTTCTGTTTTTTTTATATGGATGCCCCTGATTCAAATTCTCAATCGTTTATCGCTTTCTTGCTGATTGTTTTGGCGTACGTAAGCATTCTTTTTTACGCACTCCCACGAAAGCGATGGTTTTTACTCGGACTGGTCGATATGGGCTTGGCCTTGTTTTTTATCATCCAGACGGGAAAATGGAGCAGTCCATTTATGCTCTATGCGTACACAACTCTGTTATGGCTGATGGTAGTATTGCGTCTCGAACAGGTACTGCTGATTGTCGTTCTGTTTATATTATCTGCTTCACTGCTACAGGAATGGATGCCTTTCACCATGATTCCGGCTGAAATGAATTTCAACCAGCTTCGCTTGCTCCTCGATATTACGTTGTGGGTCAGCATGGCATTTTGCTTTTTTGCTTTGCTGCGTTCGATTAAAAACATGTATTCGCGATGCTACCAGCTGTTTCTGTTTATGAAAAAGGTAACTTCCAGTCCTACGATGAACCTCTGCGCGACTACTGAGCAGATGGTGCGGCGTGTCTTTCGCTCAGAACAGGCATATTTATGTCTCTATCAGAATCGGGAAGCAGAGGGGGAATGGAAGAGAGAGTATTTCCTGAATACCTTGCTGGATGCAGGAGCCGAGGAATGGGAGAGAGTAACCGTCGAGCTCTTGGACGATTACTCTGGGCAAAAGGATACATACGTATGCATGCCGCTGCGATTGGAAGGGGAAGCGTGGGGATGTCTCATCTTTTCCATTCCGCCAAAACGGGTGATCAACCGCGGAGAACGTCTCATGTTGCGAATGATTTCTCTTATCATCTGCCAACAGGGAAAACAGACGAGGGCGAGGTATGAAATGGCCAAGTCCCTGCACGAGGAGATGCGTCGAAATCTGGCGCAGGACATGCACGACGGCTTGGCCCAGCAATTGTTTTTCTTGTCCGCTCAGATGTTCCAGCTAAAGCGCTCACTCCCACAAGAAGTCAAAAATAGCGCAGCGCAACGCCTGGAGCAGATCGAGGAGCGCATCAAGTGGTGTCATGGAGAGGTCCGGCATACCATTACGCATCTGAGGGAATTTAGGGAGTCCGAGCAGTTAGCAGAGGCAATCGAACAACTGCTGAAACGGATGACTGTCGGGACGGACTTGCAAGTTCGTTTTACTTCAAAGGGGCGGGTGCTAGAAGAAGAATTGCCGGTACTCAACGCGATTTATCGGATGGTGGAAGAGGCGACAGCTAATGCAGTCAAGCATGCGCGGGCACGTAATCTGACGGTCAGTGTGGAAGCGTCGTCTGTACAAGTAAAAGTCCGGGTGAATGACGACGGTATTGGCTTTGTTGCAGAAGAGAAAACAAGAGAAAGTACGTATGGGGTCGTAGGAATGCAAGAGCGAATCGCTCAGGTGGGCGGTACCTTGCATATCCGTTCCAAGCCCAGCGAGGGTACGGAAATACTGGCGATCATACCGAGAAAGGGAGTGGAAATGTATGGATAG
- a CDS encoding ArsR/SmtB family transcription factor yields the protein MSLLNIGCQRMTYRVELAYSPLFEAALGIAAATYDQIHPTLELPPSYWKQLQSELPLEVEKELVYAKQHNTWKTLLHLLHQRSFPDLESFLRYLKKLSPFDLRYYSLPYLGEECQDARRQAAEGSKEAMIHLQTSCRDHLFFPAYIAHIYTTEPDDLRRHLLCLMEGWFLTHIKPHEETIVRTLKRDCSQKQVMQAKLSAEALVEWATNGSYPPEPTVTRVLLIPHAIYRPWTIQADAEGTKIFYYPVDDEHLHRDADPYRPPLPLVQALKALGDEQRLRLVKMLSEQDLSLQEMTETLGGAKSTVHHHLSMLRSAHLVETVNGKYRLKRTVLDKLPLHWEQFLGGSLDARH from the coding sequence TTGAGCCTATTAAATATTGGATGTCAGCGCATGACCTATCGAGTAGAGCTTGCTTATTCACCTCTGTTTGAAGCTGCTTTAGGCATTGCTGCTGCCACCTATGATCAGATACACCCCACTCTGGAGCTTCCTCCCTCGTACTGGAAGCAGCTCCAGTCAGAGCTCCCTCTTGAAGTTGAGAAAGAGCTTGTGTACGCCAAACAGCACAACACGTGGAAAACACTCCTTCACTTGTTACATCAACGCTCGTTTCCCGATCTAGAGTCTTTTTTGCGTTACCTGAAAAAGCTCTCTCCCTTTGACTTGCGCTATTACTCTCTACCCTATCTGGGCGAAGAATGCCAAGATGCGCGTCGTCAGGCCGCGGAAGGCAGTAAGGAAGCGATGATTCATTTGCAGACTTCCTGTCGCGATCATCTCTTTTTCCCTGCCTATATCGCTCATATCTATACAACCGAACCAGATGACCTGCGCCGCCATTTACTTTGTCTCATGGAAGGATGGTTTCTCACGCATATCAAACCCCATGAAGAAACCATCGTCCGCACCTTGAAGCGAGACTGCTCCCAGAAACAGGTGATGCAGGCAAAGCTTTCAGCAGAGGCACTGGTAGAGTGGGCAACGAATGGCAGCTACCCGCCTGAACCGACTGTTACCCGTGTCTTGCTCATTCCCCATGCCATTTATCGTCCATGGACCATTCAAGCGGATGCTGAGGGCACGAAGATTTTTTACTATCCAGTCGACGATGAACATTTGCACAGGGATGCGGACCCATATCGTCCTCCGCTCCCCCTGGTCCAAGCGCTAAAGGCACTCGGAGACGAGCAACGGCTTCGCTTGGTAAAAATGCTATCTGAACAAGATCTGAGCCTGCAAGAAATGACCGAAACATTGGGAGGAGCAAAATCTACCGTTCATCACCACTTATCCATGCTGCGCTCTGCTCATTTGGTAGAAACCGTAAACGGAAAGTACCGCTTAAAGCGAACGGTTCTGGATAAGCTACCCCTACACTGGGAGCAGTTCCTCGGAGGTTCGTTGGATGCACGCCATTGA
- a CDS encoding MFS transporter — protein sequence MHAIERRTPLLSHRPYLFILLGQLISELGAALGTMANSWLLYQATGSQVAVGEMWLLYFLPSLAVQLLAGPYLDRLDNKRVIVFSQWMRSAAFCFSFLFLTVHPEQLWPVYVASLLNGLIQPLYVPSSQSLLPRIVPKEQLLQANSYLDSVLRVVMIMGPPLGGAIVATVGGAPVLAIIAVSYALSGTLLMLCPYTPPLHREASQRWVVMFRAGLRVFAEKPALIWLSMYAAIVQFAVGVTLVLNLPFVVDELLGTSLHVGIFLAGYPLGYLFGSLLVPHFLIHHKQMVMFGSLVIGGASFLALGFVHSFSLAVAIEIFAGLAAPFFQIHCLSLYQLSVPQTLMGRVLSVRLLIIRVTMPLGVWLGGTIGETVGVRLLFMAIGTLVVVCALPGLFFSKIWQK from the coding sequence ATGCACGCCATTGAGCGTAGAACTCCTTTATTGAGCCATCGCCCCTATCTTTTCATTCTGCTAGGGCAGCTCATCTCTGAACTGGGAGCAGCGCTAGGAACAATGGCAAACAGTTGGCTGCTCTATCAAGCGACGGGCTCTCAGGTGGCTGTAGGAGAAATGTGGTTACTCTATTTTTTGCCCTCGCTCGCTGTCCAACTTCTGGCTGGCCCCTATCTGGATCGCTTGGACAATAAGCGGGTCATCGTATTTTCACAATGGATGCGAAGTGCCGCCTTCTGTTTTTCCTTTCTTTTTCTTACAGTGCATCCGGAACAGCTCTGGCCGGTGTATGTTGCATCGCTGCTGAACGGGCTGATCCAGCCGCTCTACGTTCCTTCAAGCCAGTCGTTATTGCCGCGGATCGTTCCTAAAGAGCAGCTCCTACAAGCCAACTCCTATTTGGACAGCGTTCTTCGCGTCGTGATGATTATGGGTCCTCCTCTTGGTGGGGCGATCGTTGCCACTGTCGGTGGTGCCCCAGTTTTGGCGATCATCGCTGTGAGCTATGCCTTGAGTGGTACGCTCTTGATGTTGTGCCCCTACACTCCACCCTTACACCGAGAGGCATCACAGCGCTGGGTCGTCATGTTCCGTGCCGGATTACGTGTTTTTGCAGAAAAGCCGGCCTTGATATGGTTGAGTATGTACGCAGCTATCGTTCAATTTGCAGTAGGCGTTACCCTCGTTCTCAATCTGCCCTTTGTCGTGGATGAGCTATTAGGTACTTCCCTGCACGTAGGGATCTTCCTGGCTGGTTATCCGCTGGGCTACCTGTTTGGTTCGCTACTGGTTCCTCACTTCCTGATCCATCACAAGCAGATGGTCATGTTTGGTTCTCTTGTCATCGGTGGTGCATCGTTTCTCGCTTTGGGATTCGTTCACAGCTTTTCCCTCGCTGTGGCGATTGAAATATTCGCAGGTCTTGCCGCTCCCTTTTTTCAGATCCATTGCCTGAGTCTGTACCAGCTCTCGGTTCCCCAGACACTCATGGGACGTGTCCTGTCTGTCAGGCTGCTTATTATCCGTGTAACCATGCCTCTTGGTGTCTGGCTAGGGGGTACGATTGGAGAAACAGTGGGGGTTCGACTTCTTTTTATGGCGATTGGGACGTTGGTCGTGGTCTGTGCACTACCCGGTCTATTCTTTTCGAAGATTTGGCAAAAATAG
- a CDS encoding AAA family ATPase produces the protein MAHPTLDNLLASMNRVIVGKDEQIRLLVIALLARGHVLLEDLPGMGKTVLAKTLAHAIGGTYNRLQFTADLLPSDVIGLHVYNQRTQEFELRKGPVFADVLLADEINRATPRTQSGLLEGMEERQVTIEGITMPLPPAMLVIATQNPIESEGTYPLPEAQLDRFLFKLSLGYGTREDSREILRRFRSESPLDEIKAVISVEEIAALQREVTLVHVSQAVEEYVIDLTEATRTHRSVDVGISPRAMLALLRSAQAAAFLAGRSFVLPDDVKRVFPSLATHRIRLSMEAELHVTESEIVEQILKSVPTPVEESV, from the coding sequence ATGGCTCACCCTACCTTGGATAACCTGTTAGCTAGCATGAACCGCGTGATTGTCGGAAAAGACGAACAAATTCGTCTACTCGTGATTGCTCTGCTCGCGCGTGGGCATGTGCTACTCGAGGATTTACCCGGCATGGGAAAAACCGTGCTCGCGAAGACTTTGGCCCATGCGATCGGAGGTACCTACAATCGCTTGCAATTTACCGCAGATCTCTTGCCATCAGATGTCATCGGACTGCATGTATACAATCAGCGCACACAGGAATTTGAATTGCGCAAAGGGCCTGTGTTTGCAGACGTTTTGCTCGCCGATGAGATCAACCGCGCTACGCCCCGCACGCAATCCGGCCTATTAGAGGGCATGGAGGAGCGGCAGGTGACAATTGAAGGAATTACAATGCCCTTACCTCCTGCGATGCTCGTCATTGCGACGCAGAATCCTATCGAATCGGAAGGTACTTATCCCCTTCCCGAGGCGCAGTTGGACCGCTTTTTGTTCAAGCTGTCTCTCGGCTACGGGACGCGGGAAGATTCCAGGGAGATCCTCAGACGTTTTCGCAGTGAGTCTCCTCTAGATGAGATAAAAGCCGTCATCAGCGTCGAAGAAATTGCCGCTCTGCAACGCGAAGTGACCTTGGTTCACGTGAGCCAAGCTGTAGAAGAATACGTCATCGACCTGACAGAGGCGACCCGCACGCATCGCTCGGTGGATGTAGGCATCAGTCCGCGCGCTATGCTCGCCCTGCTGCGCTCAGCACAGGCCGCAGCGTTCCTCGCAGGTCGTTCCTTTGTGCTGCCAGACGATGTAAAACGAGTGTTTCCTAGCCTCGCCACTCATCGGATTCGCCTGTCGATGGAAGCAGAGCTGCATGTGACAGAGTCTGAGATCGTGGAGCAAATTTTGAAAAGTGTACCGACTCCCGTCGAGGAAAGCGTGTAG
- a CDS encoding DUF58 domain-containing protein produces MNTKQTFHVIGFLLLLFALFSGSWFLWLFGGLFFFMPAAHSWWIANMSRWVKLEWIADQTRVMPGTPVQVTVRLHNRSWLPLPATWLRLTLPDHVTVEGADEVRVSNQRTVVRLRMDLPMRHSAKRILILTPHKRGVVWLTEVQSETLPLFADEMSAIPLRVSFTMLVYPLPLPLPSISIEDTEPDGSRLSRQRQQDDVTFQRGVRPYIPGDRFKHINWKATAKTGSLATRVFEHTARPDWRIVGHILPSYEPLQQRHNDTVNERTISCLAALSVFCRKRSLGYELYLSVKQRGCDHYHLPAGSGKSHHLHVMTQLAQMHHYVTTPLPPILRRLEENPSKETILLITPRLDEAMEQAIDRLLRRGHKVAVLDVSDDQAVLRRYESSRAPIGRLIAR; encoded by the coding sequence ATGAACACGAAGCAAACCTTTCACGTAATTGGTTTTCTCCTCCTACTTTTCGCTCTGTTTTCCGGGAGCTGGTTTCTGTGGCTGTTTGGTGGTCTGTTCTTTTTCATGCCAGCCGCGCACAGCTGGTGGATCGCCAACATGAGCCGTTGGGTAAAGCTCGAATGGATCGCGGATCAGACTCGCGTCATGCCAGGTACGCCTGTACAGGTCACAGTCCGGCTGCACAATCGATCATGGCTTCCGCTACCTGCCACCTGGCTGCGATTGACCCTGCCCGATCATGTCACGGTCGAAGGTGCTGACGAGGTGCGTGTGAGCAATCAGCGGACAGTCGTGCGACTACGAATGGATCTTCCCATGCGGCACAGCGCTAAGCGCATCCTGATCCTCACGCCACATAAGCGTGGGGTCGTCTGGCTCACTGAGGTGCAATCAGAAACACTCCCCTTGTTCGCTGATGAAATGAGTGCGATCCCGCTTCGGGTTTCCTTTACCATGCTGGTCTATCCGTTGCCATTACCTTTGCCGTCCATTTCTATCGAGGATACCGAGCCGGACGGCAGCAGGCTCTCCCGTCAACGTCAGCAGGATGATGTCACGTTCCAACGCGGCGTGCGTCCGTACATTCCAGGCGACCGCTTCAAGCATATCAACTGGAAGGCGACCGCCAAAACAGGATCGCTTGCGACTCGCGTATTTGAGCATACAGCACGTCCAGACTGGCGGATTGTCGGCCATATCCTGCCGTCGTACGAGCCTTTGCAGCAACGACATAACGATACGGTCAACGAGCGAACGATCTCCTGTCTAGCTGCATTGTCCGTCTTTTGCCGAAAGCGTTCATTGGGGTACGAGTTGTACTTGAGTGTGAAGCAACGTGGTTGTGATCACTATCATCTGCCTGCTGGAAGTGGCAAAAGCCATCATCTACACGTGATGACCCAACTGGCTCAGATGCATCATTATGTCACGACGCCACTCCCCCCGATCCTCCGCCGTCTGGAAGAGAATCCTTCCAAAGAAACGATCCTGTTGATCACGCCACGACTGGATGAGGCCATGGAACAGGCAATCGATCGACTCCTCCGCCGCGGCCACAAAGTAGCTGTGCTGGATGTATCCGATGACCAGGCCGTGCTTCGCCGCTACGAATCGTCACGAGCTCCAATCGGGAGGTTGATCGCACGATGA
- a CDS encoding DUF4129 domain-containing protein, with protein MIVTTIGRWTLAFWLEALLLAGCFMLFGYLSAGFGPFLLFGIITSLLFVIGGLIFHEGSRNPLFLMLLYVIVAGVGVLSYLTFDSWMIALIVAALYFWRIQAVASDGISHANLQRRFVLVLMVCLIQLVIGGLYGSAVHSEDFQATTYYWMLGLTLGSYLLLSLLEYVTREHTIPTLLPASIHVKLGGQVLAAHSLVTIGYLLIASAVLGALALLWSWVKGPLGSGLYWLIEPILKKLADWAEGLSGVLERDGRVNDVLDNQGQGADQSYLPLDQGEPLINLLEPYLIAGASLLILIVLTRYIWKRRYHKEGVPEQTPPTHDASAWTPLSESDDKDGSPLRDVRHWFKKTPGPADDPVRYAYYQFLKHTASRGMPIYRFETSQEYLLRLQRQWQDPASLQLAAKITDSYEKYRYREQSLAPEELAAMKQAVKSLRETAAT; from the coding sequence ATGATCGTGACCACAATCGGACGCTGGACACTAGCCTTTTGGCTCGAAGCCTTGCTTCTTGCAGGTTGCTTTATGCTGTTCGGCTATCTGTCAGCCGGCTTCGGTCCATTCCTGCTATTCGGAATCATCACCTCTCTGCTATTCGTCATTGGTGGCCTGATTTTCCACGAAGGCAGTCGAAATCCACTGTTCCTAATGCTTCTTTACGTCATCGTCGCCGGAGTGGGAGTGCTCAGCTACCTGACATTTGATTCCTGGATGATCGCTTTGATCGTAGCAGCCCTGTATTTCTGGAGAATCCAAGCTGTTGCCTCCGATGGCATCAGCCATGCCAATCTGCAGCGACGATTCGTGCTTGTCCTAATGGTCTGCCTCATCCAGCTGGTGATCGGAGGGTTGTACGGGTCTGCCGTCCACTCCGAAGACTTTCAAGCTACTACGTACTACTGGATGCTGGGACTGACACTCGGAAGCTATCTGTTGCTCAGCTTGCTCGAATACGTCACACGGGAGCACACCATCCCGACTCTCCTCCCTGCCTCTATTCACGTCAAGCTTGGTGGACAAGTATTGGCTGCGCATTCACTTGTCACCATCGGCTATCTACTAATCGCCTCTGCCGTCCTAGGAGCACTCGCTCTACTGTGGTCATGGGTGAAGGGCCCTCTCGGGAGTGGGCTGTACTGGTTGATAGAGCCTATTCTGAAGAAGCTGGCTGATTGGGCAGAGGGACTGTCAGGTGTTTTGGAGAGAGATGGCCGTGTCAATGATGTGCTGGACAATCAGGGACAGGGCGCAGATCAATCCTATCTTCCCCTCGATCAGGGAGAACCTCTTATCAACCTTTTGGAGCCCTATTTGATAGCGGGAGCCTCTTTACTGATTCTGATTGTACTGACCAGATATATTTGGAAACGCCGCTACCATAAAGAAGGCGTACCTGAACAAACTCCTCCGACTCATGATGCCTCAGCCTGGACTCCGCTCTCTGAGTCTGATGACAAAGACGGAAGCCCCCTGCGGGACGTACGCCACTGGTTTAAAAAGACTCCCGGTCCTGCCGACGATCCGGTGCGTTATGCTTACTATCAATTTTTGAAGCACACCGCTTCACGAGGGATGCCCATCTATCGCTTCGAGACCAGTCAGGAGTATCTGCTTCGCCTGCAGCGGCAATGGCAAGATCCAGCTTCCCTCCAGTTGGCTGCAAAAATTACCGATTCATACGAAAAGTATCGCTATCGCGAGCAATCCCTCGCCCCCGAAGAGCTGGCAGCCATGAAGCAAGCGGTGAAATCATTGCGAGAGACGGCAGCGACATGA
- a CDS encoding ArsR/SmtB family transcription factor, producing MHDLPQWLRKHLTIIYQPSYEFFLSLHVLSNPEHHTSRLGWAQEALAALPRPLFRDLPHFAELSNGFLDIMDILSPWEESYQHSVEAGLEQISGLSAEEFAEIMLGRVYHRRQVQEWIAGRADEAFELLKPVHRQMLRHPLATKRRFLEFCYAYLPIFQAEQRRIEPWLVRAVMEAEEQAAADPVTFLSQVHTRLHVHEDFLLFHKAKTYTFAYSDLSHVYLCATTFVSPHLLLGIYPEHITIGLSVDVPGTAAKATIPADFIAKMKVFGDPTRAAILKSLLGHPYCTQQLAELHGITEPAVTKHLKLLSDAGFVWNERRGRYVFYRGLPVQLEQLSVDLHEFIDMPAPGLSIHPPHKERRK from the coding sequence ATGCACGACCTCCCACAGTGGCTGCGAAAGCACCTCACGATCATTTATCAACCGAGCTACGAATTTTTTCTCAGCCTGCACGTATTATCGAATCCGGAGCACCACACCTCCCGCTTGGGGTGGGCACAAGAGGCACTCGCTGCCCTACCGCGTCCGCTATTCAGAGATTTGCCCCATTTCGCTGAGCTCTCGAACGGCTTTTTGGACATCATGGACATTCTCTCCCCATGGGAAGAATCGTACCAGCATTCCGTAGAGGCAGGATTGGAACAGATCAGTGGACTTAGCGCTGAAGAATTTGCGGAAATCATGCTGGGGCGTGTCTACCACCGACGGCAAGTACAAGAGTGGATCGCAGGGCGCGCGGATGAGGCGTTTGAACTGCTAAAGCCAGTCCATCGGCAAATGCTGCGCCATCCGCTGGCTACCAAACGGAGGTTTCTGGAATTTTGCTACGCCTACCTCCCAATCTTTCAGGCCGAGCAGCGCCGCATTGAGCCGTGGCTGGTCCGCGCCGTCATGGAGGCTGAGGAGCAAGCAGCAGCGGATCCGGTCACCTTTTTATCACAGGTGCATACCCGCTTGCATGTACATGAAGACTTCTTGCTTTTCCACAAGGCAAAGACTTATACGTTTGCCTACAGCGACCTCTCCCATGTCTATTTGTGCGCCACCACCTTCGTCTCTCCCCATCTGCTGCTCGGGATCTATCCGGAACACATAACGATCGGGCTATCTGTAGACGTGCCGGGTACCGCTGCAAAGGCAACCATTCCTGCCGATTTTATTGCCAAGATGAAAGTGTTTGGCGATCCGACCCGTGCAGCGATTCTCAAATCGTTGCTGGGCCATCCGTACTGCACGCAACAGCTGGCAGAGTTGCACGGTATTACGGAGCCTGCGGTCACCAAGCACTTGAAGCTATTGAGCGATGCCGGCTTTGTCTGGAATGAACGTCGAGGGCGTTACGTGTTTTACCGCGGGCTGCCGGTTCAGCTGGAGCAGCTTTCTGTCGACCTGCATGAATTTATCGACATGCCGGCTCCCGGTCTCTCTATCCATCCCCCTCATAAGGAACGGAGGAAATAA